The genomic segment AAGGTATGGACCTTGACAGTCTATACATAAAAAAGGCTGTGGCAGACGAGGGGCCTATGTATAAAAAGTGGATGCCAAGAGCACACGGAAGGGCTACAATGATAAGAAAGAGAACATCCCACATAACCATAGAGTTAGAGGAGAGAAAGGAGGAAGATTAATGGGTCAGAAAACGCATCCTATAGGTTTTAGAGTGGCAGTAATAAAAGACTGGAATTCCAAATGGTATGCAGATAAGAGAGATTACACAAAGCTTTTACATCAGGATATAAAGATTAAGGAATATATAAAGAAGAGATACTATGCGGCTGGTGTCTCTGAGGTTGTAATCGAAAGAGCTGCGGAAAGGGTAAGAATAAGGATAAAGGTGGCAAGACCTGGGATCATAATTGGTCGTAAGGGTGCGGAAGTAGAACAGCTCAAAAAAGATCTGCTTAGCATAGCCCCAGGTTACAACTACAACATAAACGTGGAAGAAGTAAGAGCTCCTGAGCTAGATGCCCAGTTGGTGGCAGAAGAGATAGCCCTACAAATAGAGAGAAGAGTTTCTCACAGAAGGGCTATGAAGAGGGCTATAGACAACGCACTTAAGGCTGGTGCAAAGGGTGTCAAAGTTCAAGTGAAGGGAAGGATAGGCGGTGCTGAGCTGGCAAGAGCTGAGTGGTTTTTAGTAGGAAGGATGCCCCTTCAGACTCTGAGGGCTGATATAGACTATGGCTATGCAGTTGCTCAGACAAAGTACGGAGTTTTGGGCGTAAAGGTCTGGATATACAAGGGTGACATACTTAAGGGCGGTAAAGAGGAGATAGTAAAGAAAATAGAAGAGGATTTAAAGAAAACAGAAAAGGAGGTAGTTTAATATGTCTTTCCTTGCACCCAAGAAAACAAAGTTTAGAAAACAGCAGAGAGGAACACTGAAGGGTAAAGCTTTTAGAGGAAACAAGGTATCCTTTGGTGAATACGGTATACAGGCATTAGAGGCTTGCTGGCTGACCCAAAGACAGATAGAAGCGGGAAGGGTCGCTTTGGTTAGAAGTCTACGTAAAGGAGCAAAGATATGGATAACCGTGTTTCCAGATAAGCCCTATACGAGAAAACCCAATGAAGTACGTATGGGTGGAGGAAAAGGTGACCCAGAGGGTTTTGTGGCAGTTGTGAGACCTGGGAAAATCCTGTACGAATTTGCTGGTGTGCCAGAAGACGTTGCTGAAGAAGCCTGCAGATTGGTTGCTGCTAAACTACCTATAAGCGTCAGATTGGTAAGAAAAAACGGGGGTGTTAGAGGATGAAAGCTAAGGAGCTTGCAAAGCTTTCGATTAAAGAACTTTTAAACAAAGAAAAAGAAATAAGAAAAGAAATCTTGGATCTGCGTTTTAAGAAAAAGATTGAGGGGTTAAAAGACAAGATGATGATTAGAAAGAAAAGGAAGGAGTTGGCAAGGGTTTTAACCATTATCAGACAAAAAAAGCTGAGGGGTGAATCATGACGGAAAAGAAGTGGCACGAAAAAAGAAAGGAATTTGTTGGTACAGTAGTAAGCGACAAGATGGATAAAACGGTGGTCGTGAGAGTAGATAGAAAAATGCAACACCCAATCTATAAAAAGCACATAATAAGAAGCAAAAAATATCATGCCCATGACCCAGAAAACCAATGCAAGGTAGGGGATGTAGTTCTAATAAGGGAAACAAGACCCATATCAAAGACCAAAAGGTGGGTTGTGGTTAAAATACTGCAGAGGGCGCAAGCCCAAGCTTAATGAAAGTAACAATTTTAATAAAAGGAGACCCTTTTTCCTGGAAGTCCCACGAAGCTTTACGTGTGGGCTTAGCCTTAGGTATAAACCATGAAGTCTCAATGATATTTTTTAAGGATGGCGTTTATGCATTGACCAGATGTAATTGGGAAAATCTTTTAATTTCAGGTTTTGAGAAACTGATAGAAAATCTTGAATATGTGAATGTTAAACTTTTTGTAGAGGATCTTTCTGCGGAAGAGAGGGGACTAAAAAAAGAGGACTTTGTAAAAGAGGTGGAATTTATAAACACCGAGCAAATAAAAAGGATGATAGCTTCTTCAGCGACGGTGTTAGTATGGTGAGGACCCTTTGGATAGTGAGAAAATTGGGAGACTTTAGCTCCGATTTGGTGGAGGAAGGGGACGTGGTCGTGTTAGTC from the Thermocrinis sp. genome contains:
- the rpsC gene encoding 30S ribosomal protein S3, which translates into the protein MGQKTHPIGFRVAVIKDWNSKWYADKRDYTKLLHQDIKIKEYIKKRYYAAGVSEVVIERAAERVRIRIKVARPGIIIGRKGAEVEQLKKDLLSIAPGYNYNINVEEVRAPELDAQLVAEEIALQIERRVSHRRAMKRAIDNALKAGAKGVKVQVKGRIGGAELARAEWFLVGRMPLQTLRADIDYGYAVAQTKYGVLGVKVWIYKGDILKGGKEEIVKKIEEDLKKTEKEVV
- the rplP gene encoding 50S ribosomal protein L16: MSFLAPKKTKFRKQQRGTLKGKAFRGNKVSFGEYGIQALEACWLTQRQIEAGRVALVRSLRKGAKIWITVFPDKPYTRKPNEVRMGGGKGDPEGFVAVVRPGKILYEFAGVPEDVAEEACRLVAAKLPISVRLVRKNGGVRG
- the rpmC gene encoding 50S ribosomal protein L29, which gives rise to MKAKELAKLSIKELLNKEKEIRKEILDLRFKKKIEGLKDKMMIRKKRKELARVLTIIRQKKLRGES
- the rpsQ gene encoding 30S ribosomal protein S17, with protein sequence MTEKKWHEKRKEFVGTVVSDKMDKTVVVRVDRKMQHPIYKKHIIRSKKYHAHDPENQCKVGDVVLIRETRPISKTKRWVVVKILQRAQAQA
- a CDS encoding DsrE family protein, whose amino-acid sequence is MKVTILIKGDPFSWKSHEALRVGLALGINHEVSMIFFKDGVYALTRCNWENLLISGFEKLIENLEYVNVKLFVEDLSAEERGLKKEDFVKEVEFINTEQIKRMIASSATVLVW